A region from the Polaribacter sp. Hel1_33_78 genome encodes:
- a CDS encoding M24 family metallopeptidase: MKFKIVVILVFCIFFSCTKKVLVKNQYSILEEKDRAALKDKLLEDRFTNLLPELMDKSEIDMWLLISREYNEDPVLKTMLPATWLNARRRTIIVFYRNKEKNTLERLAVARYNIGKSIKSAWDKEKEPNQWVALAEMIRERNPKKIGINFSKHFPLADGLVKTDYDELKENLPEELGSKLVSAEKLAIAWIETRTKKELELFRELVKITHDIIDEAFSKEVIVPGVTSTDDVVWFLRQKVTSLGLETWFHPTIDAQRNKEVLKSHIESFSKGKEEQIIQKGDLLHCDFGITYVGLNTDCQQHAYVLKDDEKQVPQFLKDAFKKGNRLQDILTSSMKFGKTGNQILSESLSQAKEEGLKPSIYTHPLGKYGHSAGTTIGMWDSQNGVPFKGDYPLQKNTAYAIELNTSVTIKEWQKDIRIMLEEAGFFGDDIFEYVNERQTNIKPIETK; the protein is encoded by the coding sequence ATGAAGTTTAAAATAGTAGTAATTCTTGTTTTTTGTATTTTCTTTTCTTGCACGAAAAAAGTATTGGTAAAGAATCAATATTCAATTTTAGAAGAAAAGGATAGGGCAGCTTTAAAAGACAAACTTTTAGAAGATAGATTTACAAATTTGCTTCCAGAATTAATGGACAAATCAGAGATTGATATGTGGCTATTAATTTCTAGAGAATATAATGAAGATCCAGTTTTAAAGACAATGTTACCCGCAACTTGGTTAAATGCAAGGAGAAGAACTATTATTGTTTTTTATAGAAATAAAGAAAAAAACACTTTAGAAAGATTAGCGGTAGCAAGATATAATATAGGGAAAAGCATAAAATCTGCCTGGGATAAAGAAAAGGAACCCAATCAGTGGGTCGCTTTAGCAGAAATGATAAGAGAGAGAAATCCTAAAAAGATCGGAATTAATTTTTCAAAACACTTTCCATTAGCAGATGGTTTAGTAAAAACAGATTATGATGAATTAAAGGAGAATTTGCCAGAAGAATTAGGTTCAAAATTGGTTTCAGCAGAAAAATTAGCGATTGCTTGGATAGAAACTAGAACTAAAAAAGAATTAGAATTATTTAGAGAGTTAGTAAAAATTACTCACGATATTATTGATGAAGCTTTTTCTAAGGAAGTAATTGTTCCTGGTGTAACTTCAACAGATGATGTTGTTTGGTTTTTGCGCCAAAAAGTAACAAGTTTAGGTTTAGAAACTTGGTTTCATCCAACAATAGATGCGCAAAGGAATAAAGAAGTTTTAAAATCACATATTGAATCTTTTTCTAAAGGGAAAGAAGAACAGATTATTCAAAAAGGAGATTTATTACATTGTGATTTTGGGATTACTTATGTTGGGTTAAATACAGATTGTCAGCAGCATGCTTATGTTTTAAAAGATGATGAAAAGCAGGTTCCACAATTTTTAAAAGATGCTTTTAAGAAAGGAAATAGACTGCAAGATATTTTAACAAGTTCTATGAAGTTTGGTAAAACTGGGAATCAAATTTTATCAGAATCTTTATCTCAAGCAAAAGAAGAAGGATTAAAACCGTCAATTTATACTCATCCTTTAGGGAAATATGGTCATAGTGCGGGGACCACAATTGGTATGTGGGATTCTCAAAATGGAGTTCCTTTTAAAGGGGACTATCCTTTGCAAAAAAATACTGCATATGCAATTGAGCTAAACACCTCAGTAACTATAAAAGAATGGCAAAAAGATATTAGAATTATGCTAGAAGAAGCTGGCTTTTTTGGTGATGATATTTTTGAATATGTTAATGAAAGGCAAACAAATATTAAACCAATAGAAACTAAATAA
- a CDS encoding DUF6146 family protein has protein sequence MKLLKQILILFTISIFFSACGSASINSQKTKKEEPVIIANERLEYEIIIIDIGFTSFLNSIAKPEGYYSQNYLEARNRVWVLEWNNRARNPSRFNPNIYENIVDYQPTINYGYEVNYKLYNYFLFAQQKYKMNLGGGFRANRIN, from the coding sequence ATGAAACTTTTAAAACAAATACTTATCCTATTTACTATTTCGATATTTTTTTCGGCATGCGGTTCGGCTTCCATAAATAGCCAAAAAACAAAAAAAGAAGAACCCGTTATTATTGCTAATGAACGTTTAGAATATGAAATTATAATTATTGATATTGGCTTTACAAGTTTTTTAAATTCTATCGCAAAACCTGAAGGATATTATTCTCAAAATTATTTAGAAGCTAGAAATAGAGTTTGGGTTTTAGAATGGAACAATAGAGCCAGAAACCCTAGCCGATTTAACCCTAATATTTACGAAAACATAGTTGACTATCAACCAACTATAAATTATGGCTATGAGGTAAATTATAAATTATATAATTACTTTTTATTTGCACAGCAAAAATATAAGATGAATTTGGGTGGCGGGTTTAGAGCCAACAGAATTAATTAG
- a CDS encoding dihydrofolate reductase: protein MIIIIAAIAKNNALGKDNDLIWYLPGDLKRFKKTTTGHHILMGRNTFESIGKPLPNRTSIIITRNEKYFKDGCLVANSLEEAVELAKEDDQIFIIGGAQVYKYAMENNIGDTLDITLVHHEFEADVFFPEIDPEIWKEVAREDFKADEKNKFDYSFLRFQKRTN, encoded by the coding sequence ATGATTATAATTATAGCGGCAATTGCAAAAAATAATGCGTTAGGAAAAGATAATGATTTAATATGGTATTTGCCAGGAGATTTAAAACGCTTTAAAAAAACAACTACAGGTCATCATATTTTAATGGGTAGAAATACTTTTGAATCTATAGGCAAACCATTGCCAAATAGAACTTCTATTATTATTACTAGAAATGAAAAATACTTCAAAGATGGGTGTTTAGTTGCAAACAGTCTGGAAGAGGCAGTTGAATTAGCAAAAGAAGACGATCAAATTTTTATTATTGGTGGAGCTCAAGTGTATAAATATGCTATGGAAAATAATATTGGAGATACTTTAGATATTACTTTGGTGCATCATGAGTTTGAAGCAGATGTTTTTTTCCCGGAAATAGACCCCGAAATTTGGAAAGAAGTTGCAAGAGAAGATTTTAAAGCCGATGAAAAGAATAAATTCGATTATAGTTTTTTAAGATTTCAAAAGAGAACTAATTAA
- a CDS encoding isoamylase early set domain-containing protein: MSIKKQFLKSKPVCKVTFTVPAEEANNVAVVGSFNEWNGKATPLKKLKNGSFKGTVDLDCGTAYEFRYLVDGEYINEQEADGSVWSDFAGANNCVLSL, from the coding sequence ATGTCAATTAAAAAACAATTTTTAAAAAGTAAGCCAGTGTGTAAAGTAACTTTTACTGTACCTGCTGAAGAAGCAAATAATGTTGCAGTAGTTGGAAGCTTTAATGAGTGGAATGGAAAAGCAACTCCACTTAAAAAATTAAAAAATGGATCTTTTAAAGGTACTGTTGATTTAGATTGTGGAACTGCGTATGAATTCAGATATCTAGTTGATGGAGAATATATAAATGAACAAGAAGCGGATGGTTCCGTTTGGAGCGATTTTGCTGGAGCTAATAACTGTGTATTAAGTTTATAA
- a CDS encoding thymidylate synthase, whose amino-acid sequence MRQYHDLVKHVLENGNEKGDRTGTGTKSVFGYQMRFDLSEGFPMVTTKKLHLKSIVYELLWFIKGDTNIKYLQEKGVRIWNDWADENGDLGPVYGHQWRNWNSDEVDQLKEVIETLKKNPNSRRMLVSAWNPSVLPDTSISFSENVSNGKAALPPCHAFFQFYVTDGKLSCQLYQRSADIFLGVPFNIASYALFTMMIAQVCGYEAGEFIHTFGDAHIYNNHLEQLELQLSRDLRSLPKMKINPAIKNIEDFTFDDFELLDYNPHPHIKGIVAV is encoded by the coding sequence ATGCGTCAATATCACGATTTAGTAAAACACGTTTTAGAGAACGGAAACGAAAAAGGAGATAGAACAGGCACAGGAACAAAAAGTGTTTTTGGATATCAAATGCGTTTTGATTTGAGTGAAGGTTTTCCAATGGTAACCACAAAAAAGTTGCATTTAAAATCGATTGTTTACGAATTGCTTTGGTTTATAAAAGGCGATACCAATATTAAATATCTGCAAGAAAAGGGTGTAAGAATTTGGAATGATTGGGCAGATGAAAATGGAGATTTAGGACCTGTTTATGGTCATCAATGGCGCAATTGGAATAGCGATGAAGTAGATCAATTAAAAGAAGTGATTGAAACTTTAAAAAAGAATCCGAATTCTAGAAGAATGTTGGTTTCGGCATGGAATCCTTCGGTATTGCCAGATACCTCTATTTCATTTTCAGAAAATGTTTCCAATGGAAAAGCAGCTTTGCCTCCTTGTCATGCATTTTTTCAATTTTATGTTACTGACGGAAAATTATCTTGTCAGCTATATCAAAGAAGTGCAGATATCTTTTTAGGAGTTCCTTTTAACATTGCCTCTTATGCATTATTTACAATGATGATTGCACAAGTTTGTGGTTATGAAGCAGGAGAATTTATACATACTTTTGGAGATGCACATATTTATAACAATCATCTAGAACAGTTAGAATTACAATTGTCTAGGGATTTAAGGTCATTGCCAAAAATGAAAATTAATCCAGCTATAAAAAACATCGAAGATTTTACTTTTGATGATTTTGAGTTGTTAGATTACAATCCGCATCCGCATATAAAAGGTATCGTGGCAGTGTAA
- a CDS encoding NupC/NupG family nucleoside CNT transporter, translating into MKKILTVIFCLLSISIFSQNTETVADVSEILPSQGFSLSSLWRGVLGMFALIIIAFLFSANKKAIDWKKVAIGLFLQLIIAIGVLKVEFIQSIFELVGGVFIEILGYTKAGSEFLFAGMVGDMSKFGYIFAFQVLPTIIFFSALTSLLFYLGIIQKVVKVLAIGLSKFLGISGMESLSVAGNIFLGQTEAPLLIKAYLEKMNKSEMLLVMIGGMATVAGAVLAAYIGFLGGGDKALELVFAKHLLAASVMAAPGAIVVSKILYPQTEKVNSDVTVSQEKIGSNILDAIANGTTEGLRLAVNVGAMLLVFVAVIAMLNGMLGWVGDVTTLNSIIAENSAYKALSLEFILGSIFAPLMWLIGVPSADISMMGQLLGIKLAASEFVGYIQLAELKNVANATHLTFNKSVIMATYMLCGFANFASIGIQIGGIGSLAPGQRKTLSEFGMKALIGGSIASLMSATIAGMIIG; encoded by the coding sequence ATGAAAAAAATACTTACAGTCATTTTTTGTTTATTATCAATTTCAATTTTTTCTCAAAATACCGAAACAGTCGCTGATGTGTCTGAAATTTTACCAAGCCAAGGATTTTCTCTGAGTAGTTTATGGAGAGGGGTTTTAGGAATGTTCGCTCTAATTATTATTGCCTTTTTATTTAGCGCTAATAAAAAGGCAATTGACTGGAAGAAAGTAGCTATTGGTTTATTTCTTCAATTAATAATTGCAATTGGTGTTCTAAAGGTAGAATTTATTCAATCTATTTTTGAATTGGTTGGCGGAGTATTTATAGAAATATTAGGGTATACAAAGGCAGGTAGTGAGTTTTTATTTGCAGGTATGGTGGGTGATATGAGTAAATTTGGATACATATTTGCTTTTCAAGTATTACCAACTATTATTTTCTTTTCAGCGCTAACTTCATTATTATTTTATTTGGGGATTATTCAAAAAGTTGTTAAAGTTTTAGCAATTGGTTTATCTAAGTTTTTAGGAATTTCTGGAATGGAAAGTCTTTCTGTAGCAGGTAATATATTTTTAGGGCAAACAGAAGCACCACTTTTAATAAAAGCTTATTTAGAAAAAATGAATAAGTCAGAAATGCTTTTGGTTATGATTGGCGGCATGGCTACAGTAGCAGGAGCAGTTTTGGCAGCTTACATTGGTTTTTTAGGAGGTGGAGACAAAGCTTTGGAGTTAGTATTTGCGAAACACCTTTTAGCAGCTTCAGTTATGGCAGCTCCAGGAGCTATTGTAGTTTCAAAAATATTATATCCCCAAACTGAAAAGGTAAATTCAGATGTTACGGTTTCTCAAGAGAAAATAGGATCTAATATTTTAGATGCTATTGCAAATGGGACTACTGAAGGTTTGCGCTTAGCAGTAAATGTTGGAGCAATGCTTCTAGTTTTTGTTGCTGTTATTGCCATGTTAAATGGTATGTTAGGTTGGGTTGGAGACGTAACAACTTTGAATAGTATTATTGCAGAAAACTCAGCATATAAAGCCTTATCATTAGAATTTATCTTGGGATCTATTTTTGCGCCATTAATGTGGCTAATTGGAGTGCCTAGTGCAGATATTTCTATGATGGGTCAGTTACTAGGAATTAAATTAGCAGCAAGCGAATTTGTTGGGTATATTCAATTAGCAGAATTAAAAAATGTAGCAAATGCAACACATCTTACCTTTAATAAATCTGTGATAATGGCAACCTATATGTTGTGCGGTTTTGCAAACTTTGCTTCTATTGGGATCCAAATAGGTGGTATTGGTTCTTTAGCTCCTGGTCAACGTAAAACGTTATCAGAATTCGGAATGAAAGCTTTAATTGGTGGTTCAATTGCTTCTTTAATGTCTGCAACGATTGCAGGGATGATTATAGGCTAG
- a CDS encoding bifunctional nuclease family protein — MSLILLNIKGISYSQTQSGAYALVLSEMEGTRTLPIIIGAFEAQSIAIALETEIRPPRPLTHDLFKTFSDRYEINIKEVIIHKLVDGVFFSSLICEREGKQEVIDSRTSDAIAIAVRFKAPIYTYENILDKAGVYLKAEEEMAIQKKKEPSELSFELEEALDKEENSYSRLSLKELHKQLNNAVVNENYEIAAKIRDEISKRS, encoded by the coding sequence ATGAGTTTAATACTACTAAATATTAAAGGAATTTCTTACAGTCAAACTCAAAGCGGTGCGTATGCATTAGTTTTGAGTGAAATGGAAGGAACAAGAACATTACCTATTATAATTGGAGCATTTGAAGCACAATCTATTGCTATTGCGCTAGAAACCGAAATTAGACCGCCAAGACCGCTTACACACGATTTATTTAAAACGTTTTCTGATCGGTATGAAATTAACATAAAAGAAGTAATTATTCATAAGCTGGTAGACGGAGTTTTCTTTTCTAGTTTAATTTGTGAAAGAGAAGGCAAGCAAGAGGTCATCGACAGCAGAACTTCTGATGCTATAGCGATCGCAGTGCGTTTTAAAGCGCCAATTTATACTTATGAAAACATCCTAGATAAAGCTGGTGTTTATTTAAAAGCTGAAGAAGAAATGGCTATTCAAAAGAAAAAAGAACCTTCTGAACTCTCTTTTGAATTAGAGGAGGCTCTTGATAAAGAAGAAAATAGTTACTCGCGTTTGTCTTTAAAAGAATTACACAAACAATTAAACAATGCAGTTGTTAATGAAAATTATGAAATAGCTGCAAAAATTAGAGACGAAATTAGCAAACGTTCTTAA
- a CDS encoding electron transfer flavoprotein subunit alpha/FixB family protein, with amino-acid sequence MSVLVFADSTEGKFKKSAFEVVSYGKKVAEQLGSNVIALAINANNNEELFAYGAEKVVSVSNDSLATFNAKAYASVIKQVADAQGSSVVILDSSIDGLFVAPMIAVALDAGYASNVVALPSATHPFTVKRKAFSNKAFSNTVISSEKKVIGVAKNSYGIHENLVSGIVENFEASVSDTDLGVTSEKVERITGQVTIADADTVVSAGRGLKGPENWGMIEELADILGAATACSKPVSDLGWRPHGEHVGQTGKPVASNLYIAIGISGAIQHLAGINASKVKVVINTDPEAPFFKAADYGIVGDAFEVVPKLIEKLKAFKQA; translated from the coding sequence ATGTCAGTTTTAGTTTTTGCAGATTCAACAGAAGGAAAATTCAAAAAGAGTGCTTTTGAGGTAGTTTCTTACGGGAAAAAGGTTGCTGAACAATTAGGAAGTAATGTAATTGCTCTTGCAATAAATGCCAATAATAATGAAGAGTTATTTGCTTATGGAGCAGAAAAAGTAGTTTCAGTTTCTAACGATTCTTTAGCTACATTTAATGCCAAAGCATATGCATCGGTTATAAAACAAGTGGCAGATGCACAAGGTTCTTCAGTAGTGATTTTAGATTCTAGTATAGATGGATTATTTGTTGCACCAATGATAGCAGTGGCGTTAGATGCCGGTTATGCATCTAATGTGGTTGCATTGCCAAGTGCTACGCATCCATTTACAGTAAAAAGAAAAGCATTTTCTAACAAAGCATTTTCAAATACCGTAATTTCTTCGGAGAAAAAAGTAATTGGAGTCGCTAAAAATTCTTATGGAATTCATGAGAATTTAGTTTCTGGAATAGTAGAAAATTTTGAAGCTTCAGTATCTGACACGGATTTAGGAGTAACATCAGAAAAAGTAGAAAGAATTACAGGTCAAGTAACCATTGCAGATGCAGATACAGTTGTTTCTGCAGGAAGAGGTTTAAAAGGGCCAGAAAATTGGGGAATGATTGAGGAGTTAGCAGATATTTTAGGTGCTGCAACTGCATGTTCTAAACCAGTTTCAGATTTAGGTTGGCGTCCTCACGGCGAACATGTTGGGCAAACAGGAAAACCTGTAGCATCTAATTTATATATAGCTATCGGAATTTCTGGAGCAATCCAGCATTTAGCCGGAATTAACGCATCCAAAGTAAAAGTAGTTATTAACACAGATCCAGAGGCACCTTTCTTTAAAGCTGCAGATTATGGTATTGTTGGTGATGCTTTTGAGGTAGTTCCAAAATTAATAGAGAAGTTAAAAGCTTTTAAACAAGCTTAA
- a CDS encoding electron transfer flavoprotein subunit beta/FixA family protein, with product MKILVCISHVPDTTSKINFTENDTKFDTNGVQFVINPYDEFSLTRAMWFKEKQGASVTVVNVGNASTEPTLRKALAIGADAAVRVNMEATDGLSVAKQLAEVVKNGEYDLVLAGRESIDYNGGMVPGMLASLIDYNFVNGCVGMEVDGTSVSLSREIDGGNEHLRTSLPLVVAGQKGIVEEKDLRIPNMRGIMMARKKPLNVLEPITVENATSAESFEKPVPKGAVKLVDADNIDELINLLHNEAKVI from the coding sequence ATGAAAATATTGGTATGTATTAGTCATGTTCCTGATACCACTTCTAAAATTAATTTTACAGAAAACGACACTAAGTTTGATACAAATGGAGTTCAGTTTGTAATTAATCCTTATGATGAGTTTAGCCTTACAAGAGCTATGTGGTTTAAAGAAAAACAAGGGGCAAGTGTAACAGTTGTGAACGTAGGAAATGCATCTACTGAGCCAACTTTACGTAAAGCATTGGCAATTGGAGCAGATGCTGCAGTTCGTGTTAATATGGAGGCTACTGATGGTTTATCTGTTGCAAAGCAATTAGCAGAAGTTGTTAAAAACGGAGAATATGATTTAGTTTTAGCGGGTAGAGAATCCATTGATTATAATGGAGGAATGGTTCCTGGTATGTTAGCTTCTTTAATAGATTACAATTTTGTGAATGGTTGTGTTGGAATGGAAGTTGACGGAACTTCGGTTTCTCTATCTAGAGAAATTGACGGTGGAAATGAACATTTACGTACATCTTTACCATTAGTTGTTGCTGGTCAAAAAGGAATTGTTGAAGAAAAAGATTTACGTATACCAAATATGCGTGGAATTATGATGGCTCGTAAAAAACCTTTAAATGTCCTTGAACCAATTACTGTAGAAAATGCAACTTCTGCAGAGTCATTTGAAAAGCCAGTGCCAAAAGGAGCTGTAAAATTAGTAGATGCGGATAATATTGATGAGTTAATTAACTTATTGCATAATGAAGCTAAAGTGATTTAA
- a CDS encoding pyruvate dehydrogenase complex E1 component subunit beta: protein MKTVQFREAICEAMSEEMRRDESIYLMGEEVAEYNGAYKASKGMLDEFGAKRVIDTPIAELGFAGIAIGSAMNGNRPIVEYMTFNFSLVGIDQIINNAAKIRQMSGGQFNCPIVFRGPTASAGQLGATHSQAFENWFANTPGLKVIVPSNPYDAKGLLKAAIRDDDPVIFMESEQMYGDKMEIPEGEYIIPIGVADIKREGTDVTLVSFGKIIKEAYKAADELAKENISVEIIDLRTVRPMDHAAIIKSVKKTNRLVVLEEAWPFGSIATEITYRIQDEIFDYLDAPVKRITTADTPAPYSPVLFEKWIPNSNDVIKAVKDVLYI, encoded by the coding sequence ATGAAAACAGTTCAATTCAGAGAAGCTATTTGCGAAGCAATGAGTGAAGAAATGCGCCGAGATGAAAGCATTTATTTAATGGGTGAAGAAGTTGCGGAATACAACGGAGCTTACAAAGCTAGTAAAGGAATGTTAGATGAGTTTGGAGCAAAGAGGGTTATAGATACTCCAATTGCTGAACTTGGTTTTGCTGGTATTGCAATTGGTTCTGCTATGAATGGGAATAGACCTATTGTAGAATATATGACGTTTAACTTTTCTTTGGTTGGTATTGATCAAATTATAAACAACGCTGCAAAGATTAGACAGATGTCTGGTGGTCAATTTAACTGTCCAATTGTATTTAGAGGTCCAACAGCATCTGCTGGCCAATTAGGAGCAACACACTCGCAGGCATTTGAAAACTGGTTTGCAAATACACCTGGTTTAAAAGTGATTGTGCCGTCAAATCCTTATGATGCGAAAGGTTTATTAAAAGCAGCTATTAGAGACGATGATCCAGTAATTTTTATGGAATCTGAGCAGATGTATGGTGATAAAATGGAAATTCCAGAAGGAGAATATATAATTCCTATTGGGGTTGCAGATATTAAAAGAGAAGGTACTGATGTAACTTTGGTCTCTTTTGGAAAAATTATCAAGGAAGCTTACAAAGCTGCTGATGAATTAGCGAAAGAAAATATTTCTGTAGAAATTATCGATTTAAGAACTGTGAGACCTATGGATCATGCAGCAATTATTAAATCTGTTAAGAAAACAAATAGATTAGTAGTTTTAGAAGAAGCATGGCCTTTTGGAAGTATTGCAACTGAAATTACCTATAGAATTCAAGACGAAATATTTGACTATTTAGATGCTCCTGTAAAAAGAATTACAACCGCAGATACTCCTGCTCCATATTCTCCCGTTTTATTTGAAAAATGGATCCCAAATTCTAATGATGTAATAAAAGCAGTTAAAGACGTTTTATATATATAG
- a CDS encoding inorganic diphosphatase: MSLENKKTFDVLIEIPKGSRNKYEYDFDLNKIRFDRMLFSSMMYPADYGFVPETLALDDDPLDVLVLGHEPTFPMCVIEVKPIGVFHMTDEKGPDEKIICVPISDPIWNNKNDISDLNPHRLKEIEHFFQVYKDLEKKKVDVGGWGNATEAMQIYKDCVRRYEKSDYKKTDNFKI; this comes from the coding sequence ATGAGCCTAGAAAATAAGAAAACTTTCGATGTTTTAATCGAGATACCTAAAGGAAGTAGAAATAAATATGAATATGATTTTGATTTGAATAAAATACGTTTCGACAGAATGTTATTCTCTTCTATGATGTATCCTGCAGATTATGGTTTTGTACCAGAAACATTAGCATTAGACGATGATCCATTAGATGTTTTAGTTTTAGGACATGAACCAACTTTTCCTATGTGTGTTATTGAAGTAAAACCTATTGGAGTCTTTCATATGACAGATGAAAAAGGGCCAGATGAAAAAATTATTTGTGTACCTATTTCAGATCCAATTTGGAATAATAAAAATGATATTTCAGACTTAAATCCTCATAGGTTAAAAGAAATAGAACATTTCTTTCAAGTTTATAAAGATTTAGAAAAGAAAAAAGTAGATGTTGGTGGTTGGGGAAATGCTACAGAAGCAATGCAAATCTATAAAGATTGTGTTAGGAGATACGAAAAAAGCGACTACAAAAAGACCGATAATTTCAAGATATAG